A single window of Terriglobales bacterium DNA harbors:
- a CDS encoding acyl carrier protein, which translates to MRTREQTLEEILGLAAAHFKVPRERLSPDDDFFQKLGIDSLQALELLTRLEHHFQVELPDYEVQGVTDFRTLAERIQARL; encoded by the coding sequence ATGCGCACCCGCGAGCAGACTCTCGAGGAGATCCTCGGCCTGGCCGCCGCGCACTTCAAGGTGCCGCGCGAGCGCCTTTCTCCCGACGACGACTTCTTCCAGAAGCTCGGCATCGACAGCCTGCAGGCGCTCGAGCTGCTCACCCGCCTGGAGCACCACTTCCAGGTCGAGCTGCCTGACTACGAAGTGCAGGGGGTCACGGACTTCCGTACCCTGGCCGAGCGAATTCAAGCAAGACTCTAG
- a CDS encoding AMP-binding protein — protein sequence MLDLRNYTCLGAALRDALERWSDEVCLIESDREREKARLTYRDFRESALPLARFLEDSGFGPGDRAAICMTNQSKWLISAYAIFFRGGVLVPLDYKLTAREQLALLAHSRASVLVVEYYLWRAMQQAEGIRDLRVRTVLVTEAPPGAELAGAKRWEEARGEGEPTFVMRERSDWACIVYSSGTGGRPKGCVLTHENYLEQCMSLTALCPFWPGVRYLSILPTNHAIDFMVGFIGPFTCGACVVHLRTLRPEYVRDAFPRYKITYMSLVPLVLKNLEKGLRQRFAELPPGKRKMLNAAIALNRFFTRRRPHLALSRMLLKQVHQAFGGELRALFVGGAFTEPATLQFFYDLGILVGNGYGLTEAGTAITLNDFKPFRPDTVGRPLPGMEVRILDPDAEGIGEVAVRSKTVMSHYLDDPELTAETIVDGWLMTGDLGKLDSSGHLHLFGRKKNVIITEGGKNIYPEDIENVFEGLAVQEFCVFASNYLWPHHELTGDLLVMVIHPDSGTQWTDAVRQDLESRNRRLLDFKRVGGYVLWFRDFPRTASMKIKRHELAEQVRAEVQRAAVKPL from the coding sequence GTGCTCGACCTTAGGAACTACACCTGCCTCGGAGCGGCGCTGCGCGATGCCCTGGAGCGCTGGTCCGACGAAGTGTGCCTGATCGAGAGCGACCGCGAGCGCGAGAAGGCCCGCCTGACCTACCGCGACTTCCGCGAATCGGCGCTGCCGCTGGCCCGGTTTCTCGAGGATTCGGGGTTCGGCCCCGGCGATCGCGCCGCCATCTGCATGACCAACCAGTCGAAGTGGCTGATCTCGGCCTACGCCATCTTTTTTCGCGGCGGCGTGCTGGTCCCGCTGGATTACAAACTGACGGCGCGCGAGCAACTGGCGCTGCTGGCGCATTCCAGGGCGAGCGTGCTGGTGGTGGAGTACTACCTGTGGCGCGCGATGCAGCAGGCGGAAGGCATCCGCGACCTGCGTGTCCGTACCGTGCTGGTAACCGAAGCGCCACCCGGCGCCGAGCTAGCCGGGGCCAAGCGCTGGGAGGAGGCGCGCGGTGAAGGGGAGCCCACGTTCGTCATGCGCGAGCGCAGCGACTGGGCATGCATCGTCTACTCCTCGGGAACCGGCGGACGCCCCAAGGGCTGCGTCCTCACGCACGAGAACTACCTCGAACAGTGCATGTCGCTGACCGCGCTCTGCCCGTTCTGGCCGGGCGTGCGATACCTCAGCATCCTGCCCACCAATCATGCCATCGACTTCATGGTGGGATTCATCGGACCGTTCACCTGCGGCGCCTGCGTGGTGCATCTGCGGACGCTGCGGCCGGAGTACGTGCGCGACGCCTTCCCGCGCTACAAGATCACGTACATGAGCCTGGTTCCGCTGGTGCTCAAGAACCTGGAGAAGGGACTGCGCCAGCGCTTCGCCGAGCTGCCGCCCGGCAAGCGGAAAATGCTGAATGCCGCCATCGCGCTCAACCGGTTTTTCACGCGGCGGCGTCCGCACCTGGCGCTGAGCCGCATGCTGCTCAAGCAAGTACATCAGGCGTTCGGGGGCGAGCTGCGCGCGCTGTTCGTCGGCGGCGCATTCACCGAACCGGCGACTTTGCAGTTCTTCTACGACCTCGGCATCCTTGTGGGCAACGGCTACGGGCTGACGGAGGCCGGAACCGCCATCACGCTCAACGACTTCAAGCCGTTCCGTCCGGATACGGTGGGCCGCCCGCTGCCCGGCATGGAAGTGCGCATCCTGGACCCGGACGCCGAGGGCATCGGCGAAGTGGCAGTACGCAGCAAGACGGTAATGTCTCACTACCTCGACGATCCCGAGCTCACGGCGGAAACCATCGTGGACGGCTGGCTGATGACCGGCGACCTGGGCAAGCTCGATAGCTCCGGCCACCTGCATCTCTTCGGGCGCAAGAAAAACGTCATCATCACCGAGGGCGGCAAGAATATTTATCCCGAGGACATCGAGAACGTCTTCGAGGGATTGGCCGTGCAGGAGTTCTGCGTCTTCGCGTCGAACTATCTCTGGCCGCACCACGAGCTGACCGGCGACCTGCTGGTGATGGTCATTCACCCGGATTCCGGCACGCAGTGGACGGACGCGGTCCGCCAGGACCTGGAATCACGCAACCGGCGCCTGCTGGACTTCAAGCGCGTGGGCGGGTACGTGCTCTGGTTCCGCGACTTCCCCCGAACGGCGTCCATGAAGATCAAGCGCCACGAACTGGCGGAGCAGGTGCGGGCCGAGGTCCAGCGCGCGGCGGTGAAGCCGCTGTGA